Proteins encoded in a region of the Clostridiisalibacter paucivorans DSM 22131 genome:
- a CDS encoding aldo/keto reductase: MEINKLGNTNIEVSKICYGSLTISPLQANLGYEEAGKLIKYGFEKGIKFIDTAELYDNYKHIKEALKYINRKDFVIVTKSYSYSKETAKNSLRKALKELDTDYIDIFLLHEQESELTFKGHYEAIEYFIEAKKRGIIRAFGISTHRIEAVKDSLKYDEIEIIHPIINKLGLGIQDGSIDKMLSYVKKAYDMGKGIYGMKPLGGGHLIKSSEEAFNFVNNLPFLHSIAVGMQSMEEIDANVEMVTTGKIPIEIKERLNKKTRKLHISDWCIGCGNCVNTCKHGGIKIENGKAVCIPENCVFCGYCAKNCPEFCIKVI; the protein is encoded by the coding sequence ATGGAAATAAATAAATTGGGTAATACTAATATAGAAGTTTCTAAAATATGTTATGGTTCTCTTACAATAAGCCCTTTGCAGGCCAATCTAGGCTACGAAGAGGCGGGAAAGCTTATAAAATATGGCTTTGAAAAAGGTATTAAATTTATTGATACAGCTGAACTTTATGACAATTATAAACATATAAAAGAGGCTCTAAAATATATAAATAGAAAAGATTTTGTTATTGTTACTAAGTCTTATTCATATTCTAAGGAGACAGCAAAAAATAGTTTGAGAAAAGCTTTAAAAGAACTTGATACAGATTATATAGATATATTTTTATTACATGAACAAGAAAGTGAATTAACATTTAAAGGTCATTATGAAGCAATAGAATATTTTATTGAAGCAAAGAAAAGAGGTATTATAAGAGCATTTGGTATTTCTACTCATAGGATAGAAGCAGTTAAAGATTCTTTAAAATATGATGAAATAGAAATAATTCATCCTATTATAAATAAGTTAGGGTTGGGTATACAAGATGGTTCTATTGACAAAATGCTATCTTACGTAAAGAAGGCCTATGATATGGGAAAGGGTATATATGGAATGAAACCTCTTGGAGGGGGACATTTGATCAAAAGCTCAGAGGAAGCGTTTAATTTTGTCAATAACTTACCTTTTTTGCATTCAATTGCAGTAGGAATGCAGTCTATGGAAGAAATAGATGCTAATGTAGAGATGGTGACAACGGGCAAGATACCTATTGAAATTAAAGAGAGATTAAACAAAAAAACTAGAAAATTACATATATCTGATTGGTGTATAGGATGTGGAAACTGTGTAAATACTTGTAAACATGGAGGTATAAAAATAGAAAATGGAAAAGCTGTTTGTATACCAGAGAATTGTGTGTTTTGTGGATATTGCGCAAAAAATTGTCCTGAATTTTGTATAAAGGTCATATAA